The region CTCACCGCTGGCGAGCAGAAAGATCTGCGGGTGGGTTTTGTCGAACGGTGCCAATACGACATCCAGGCCCTGGAGCTGCAAGACCAGATCGAGGCCTTGCTCCAGCTTGCGGGGGCGCAGCAACCGGTCGCCGGTTACCGGCTGCCATTTGCCGAAATCGTCCAGCTGGTAGAAACGCCAGCCGCGCTGCCAGAAACCAAGGGCCAGGTTGCGCCCCTGCATTTGCGCCTCTTCCTGCGCCAGTTCGAGCACCGACCGCAGGCGCGTGGCGGCGAGTTCGGCGGGATCGCGCCCGGTGCTCGCCAGGCTCAGGACGGCGACGCCGGTCATGAGGCCGATGATCAGCAGGACCACCAGCAGTTCCACCAGCGAGAAACCGCCTTCGCCGGTGTGCACAGTCAC is a window of Gammaproteobacteria bacterium DNA encoding:
- the gspH gene encoding type II secretion system minor pseudopilin GspH, producing the protein MEPEVNRSLVTVHTGEGGFSLVELLVVLLIIGLMTGVAVLSLASTGRDPAELAATRLRSVLELAQEEAQMQGRNLALGFWQRGWRFYQLDDFGKWQPVTGDRLLRPRKLEQGLDLVLQLQGLDVVLAPFDKTHPQIFLLASGETQPFTLVIEQDGKPRRRLIGDAIGNLKVEQVHAP